The Ornithinimicrobium faecis genome includes a window with the following:
- a CDS encoding Crp/Fnr family transcriptional regulator, whose product MTQPSDDLCVARVPLFQALTHEEQVAVAELAKPTRVARGDRIYSAGDDVSQLMVVHTGLLKISRISAEGQEQIIRVLEPGEFVGESAFLTGGRPDHFATALEAGSMCVFRHQDVGVLIARHPSIGLRMLQGVSRRLEQTEERLAAATSVEVGGRLARYLVDLRTHREPDGTVAIRLPLAKKDIASLLDTTPETLSRGLRRLQDSGVIDQRGSRTVRLLDLDRLLDLAE is encoded by the coding sequence GTGACGCAGCCATCCGACGACCTGTGCGTCGCGCGGGTGCCGCTGTTCCAGGCCCTGACCCACGAGGAGCAGGTGGCGGTGGCTGAGCTGGCCAAGCCCACCCGGGTCGCCCGCGGCGACCGCATCTACTCCGCCGGTGACGACGTGTCCCAGTTGATGGTGGTGCACACCGGGCTGCTCAAGATCAGCCGGATCTCCGCCGAGGGACAGGAGCAGATCATCCGGGTGCTCGAGCCCGGAGAGTTTGTCGGGGAGTCGGCCTTCCTCACTGGAGGTCGGCCGGACCATTTCGCGACAGCGCTGGAGGCGGGCAGCATGTGCGTCTTCCGGCACCAGGACGTCGGCGTGCTGATCGCCCGGCACCCGAGCATCGGGTTGCGGATGCTGCAGGGGGTGAGCCGCCGGCTCGAGCAGACCGAGGAGCGCCTGGCCGCCGCCACCTCGGTGGAGGTGGGTGGGCGGCTGGCCCGCTATCTGGTCGACCTGCGCACCCACCGGGAGCCGGACGGCACGGTCGCGATCCGGCTGCCGCTGGCCAAGAAGGACATCGCCTCCCTGCTCGACACGACGCCGGAGACCCTGAGCAGGGGGCTGCGCCGACTCCAGGACTCCGGCGTGATTGATCAGCGGGGGTCACGCACCGTGCGCCTGCTCGATCTCGACAGGTTGCTCGACCTGGCGGAGTAG
- a CDS encoding winged helix DNA-binding domain-containing protein, which translates to MPTDTDIARWRLRSQGLVAPGAGDATGVVSSLLAVQAENPAQSAWAVATRTSTPDPSDLAAALADGRVLRTHVLRPTWHYVCAEDLSWLLELTAPRVRRITRQQLSGTHGLDQRTVDQLTDVVLTALADELTRTQLADLLSAAGHELSSHALMILLSDLELQGLVCSGAPVEGVHTYARLTDRVQTPRRLARDEALAEIALRYVRGHGPVTERDLAYWATLTLTDVRAGLSAVAHRLATFEHDGRTFWHVPGEEPPAGPQRPAAHLLQLLDETYRGYQDSRMVLDAAGVVPQGREAMIGMALVDGQLVAAMKRTLTDTRVTFELRPHASWTPDHLADVEDAAARCAAFLERQPEVRLVG; encoded by the coding sequence ATGCCGACCGACACCGACATCGCCCGCTGGCGACTGCGCAGCCAGGGCCTCGTCGCCCCAGGAGCTGGCGATGCCACGGGGGTGGTCTCGTCGCTGTTGGCCGTGCAGGCCGAGAACCCAGCCCAGTCCGCCTGGGCCGTGGCGACGCGGACGTCCACGCCTGATCCGAGCGATCTGGCCGCTGCCCTCGCCGACGGGCGCGTCCTGCGCACCCATGTGTTGCGCCCCACCTGGCACTACGTGTGCGCCGAGGACCTGTCCTGGCTCCTCGAGCTCACCGCCCCGCGGGTGCGACGCATCACCCGTCAGCAGTTGAGCGGCACCCACGGGTTGGATCAGCGGACCGTCGACCAGCTCACGGACGTCGTGCTGACGGCACTGGCCGACGAGCTGACGCGGACCCAGCTGGCCGATCTCCTCAGCGCGGCCGGTCACGAGCTGAGCAGTCACGCGCTGATGATCCTGCTGTCCGATCTCGAGCTGCAGGGGCTGGTGTGCAGCGGCGCCCCCGTGGAGGGAGTCCACACCTATGCCCGGCTCACCGACCGCGTGCAAACCCCTCGGCGCCTTGCTCGTGACGAGGCCCTCGCTGAGATCGCCCTGCGCTATGTGCGTGGGCACGGTCCGGTCACCGAGCGCGACCTGGCCTACTGGGCCACCCTCACGCTGACCGACGTCCGGGCCGGACTGTCCGCTGTCGCCCACCGACTCGCAACGTTTGAGCACGACGGTCGCACTTTTTGGCACGTCCCCGGCGAGGAGCCTCCGGCCGGCCCCCAGCGTCCGGCGGCACACCTTCTGCAGTTGCTGGACGAGACCTATCGCGGATATCAGGACTCGCGGATGGTCCTCGATGCGGCCGGCGTGGTGCCCCAGGGTCGTGAGGCCATGATCGGGATGGCCCTGGTGGACGGCCAGTTGGTGGCCGCCATGAAACGCACTCTCACCGACACCCGGGTCACCTTCGAGCTCCGGCCCCACGCGTCGTGGACACCTGACCACCTCGCCGACGTTGAGGATGCCGCCGCCAGGTGCGCCGCCTTCCTCGAGCGTCAGCCGGAGGTGCGGCTCGTCGGCTGA